The Corynebacterium sphenisci DSM 44792 genome includes the window CCCTCAATTGCGACAACACCCTCGACTACTACGGCCATATCGTGCCCTGCGGGATCGCCGACGCCGGGGTGACCACCCTGAGCGCGGAAACCGGCCGCCGCATCGGCGTCGAGGAGATGCGCGAACCCCTGGTCGTGGCGGTGTCCGCGGCGCTAGCGGGGCGGCTGCCGGTTTCCCCGCACGACTTGTAGGGTGGGGCCCATGGCACAAGCACCGAAGGGACGTCGCCTGCTGCGCATCGAGGCGAAGAACGCGCAGACCCCGATCGAGGCCAAACCCGGCTGGATCCGCACCACCGCGAAAACCGGCCCGGAGTACCGGGAGATGAAGTCCCGGGTGTCCGGGGCCTCCCTGCACACGGTGTGCCAGGAGGCCAACTGCCCCAACATGTACGAATGCTGGGAATCCCGGGAGGCGACCTTCCTCATCGGCGGCGGCCGCTGCACCCGGCGCTGCGACTTCTGCAATATCGCCACCGGCAAACCCGAGGCCCTGGACCGCGATGAGCCGCGCCGGGTCGCCGAGTCGGTGCGCGAGATGGGCCTGCGCTACGCCACGGTCACCGGGGTGGCCCGCGATGACCTGCCCGACGGGGCCAGCTGGCTCTACGCGGAGACCTGCCGGCAGATCCACGAGCTCAACCCGGGCACCGGGGTGGAGCTGCTGGTCGACGACTTCCGCGGCGACGGCTCCGCGGCCGAGGCGGTCTTCGAGGCCCGCCCGGAGGTGTTCGCGCACAACCTGGAGACGGTGCCACGGATCTTCAAGAAGATCCGGCCGGCCTTCCGCTACGAGCGCAGCCTGGAGATGATCCACCGGGCCCGGGA containing:
- the lipA gene encoding lipoyl synthase — translated: MAQAPKGRRLLRIEAKNAQTPIEAKPGWIRTTAKTGPEYREMKSRVSGASLHTVCQEANCPNMYECWESREATFLIGGGRCTRRCDFCNIATGKPEALDRDEPRRVAESVREMGLRYATVTGVARDDLPDGASWLYAETCRQIHELNPGTGVELLVDDFRGDGSAAEAVFEARPEVFAHNLETVPRIFKKIRPAFRYERSLEMIHRAREYGLVTKSNLILGMGETREEILDTMHDLLESGCDILTVTQYLRPTNLHHPIDRWVKPEEFVELSNIAREMGFAGVMAGPLVRSSYRAGTLYARALAARGEELPEHLAGLAEGSDSTAQEASSVLARFGASTDVPVAPSKAS